From a region of the Triticum aestivum cultivar Chinese Spring chromosome 7D, IWGSC CS RefSeq v2.1, whole genome shotgun sequence genome:
- the LOC123169771 gene encoding lysosomal Pro-X carboxypeptidase-like, which produces MTPSMTLTVVPALLLLLLAAFAPELAAAASSSRRTIHQPPHFPAGLASLYRSSGRYAVADNGTVKPFTAHYFPQELDHFTFTPNSSRVFSQKYLLNDTFWRRKPTAGPLFVYTGNEGDIEWFTTNTGFMFDIAPEFGALLVFIEHRFYGESQPFGNDSDKSADTLGYLTSTQALADFAILITSLKQNLSAVDAPVIVFGGSYGGMLASWFRLKYPHVAMGALASSAPILQFDDITPWSGFKDTVTQDFKSESLNCFSVIKAVWDVLDDRGSNETGLLELSKTFRTCKTVQSTDSLTNFLYTAFIYTAMTDYPTPANFLQNLPAYPVKEMCKIIDSFPAGADVVEKAFAAASLYYNYTGDQKCFQVEGGDDPHGLSGWDWQACTEMVMPTTVSNESMFPPFNFSYEERSERCLASYGVRPRMHWITTEYGGHKIDKVLKRFGSNIIFSNGMRDPWSRGGVLKNISSSIIALVTEKGAHHLDFRSATKDDPDWVVEQRRQEVEIIHGWIDQYNKDIAQM; this is translated from the exons ATGACGCCCTCCATGACCCTCACGGTTGTCCCggcgctgctgctcctcctcctggCGGCGTTCGCGCCCGAACTGGCGGCAGCAGCAAGCTCCTCCAGGCGCACCATCCATCAGCCTCCCCATTTCCCTGCTGGACTCGCTTCTCTGTATCGCTCCAGCGGCAGGTACGCCGTGGCGGACAACGGCACGGTGAAGCCGTTCACGGCGCACTACTTCCCGCAGGAGCTGGACCACTTCACCTTCACGCCCAACTCCTCCCGCGTCTTCTCCCAGAAGTACCTCCTCAACGACACCTTCTGGCGGCGGAAACCCACCGCCGGCCCGCTGTTCGTGTACACGGGCAACGAGGGCGACATCGAGTGGTTCACCACCAACACCGGCTTCATGTTCGACATCGCACCGGAGTTCGGCGCCCTACTCGTCTTCATCGAG CATCGGTTCTACGGGGAGTCACAGCCGTTCGGGAACGACTCGGACAAGTCGGCCGACACCCTGGGCTACCTGACATCCACGCAGGCGCTCGCCGACTTTGCCATCCTCATCACCAGCCTCAAGCAGAACCTCTCCGCCGTCGATGCCCCCGTCATCGTCTTCGGTGGCTCCTACGGAGGCA TGCTGGCATCATGGTTCAGGCTCAAGTACCCTCATGTCGCCATGGGGGCCTTGGCGTCCTCTGCACCAATCCTGCAGTTCGATGACATCACCCCGTGGTCAGGCTTCAAAGACACTGTCACGCAGGACTTCAAG TCCGAGAGCCTGAATTGCTTTAGTGTCATCAAGGCGGTCTGGGATGTGTTAGATGACAGGGGATCAAACGAGACAGGGCTCTTGGAGCTAAGCAAAACCTTCAGAACCTGCAA GACCGTGCAATCCACTGATTCGCTGACAAACTTTCTATATACGGCATTCATCTACACGGCCATGACGGACTATCCAACTCCAGCCAATTTCCTGCAAAATCTGCCTGCTTACCCTGTCAAAGAG ATGTGCAAGATCATTGATTCTTTTCCCGCGGGAGCAGACGTCGTCGAAAAAGCTTTCGCAGCGGCAAGCCTGTACTACAATTACACAGGCGACCAGAAGTGCTTCCAAGTGGAAGGTGGGGATGACCCCCATGGCCTCAGCGGCTGGGACTGGCAG GCCTGCACAGAGATGGTCATGCCAACGACTGTGTCGAATGAGAGCATGTTTCCACCATTCAACTTCAGCTACGAGGAGAGGTCCGAGAGGTGCCTTGCCAGCTATGGAGTTCGTCCGAGGATGCACTGGATCACTACTGAATATGGTGGCCAT AAAATTGACAAAGTTCTCAAGAGGTTTGGGAGCAACATTATCTTCTCCAACGGGATGCGAGACCCGTGGAGTCGAGGCGG GGTGCTCAAGAACATATCATCCAGCATCATTGCTCTTGTCACAGAGAAAG GGGCCCATCATTTGGACTTCAGATCTGCAACCAAGGATGACCCAGACTGGGTTGTAGAACAAAGGAGACAGGAAGTTGAGAtcatacatggatggatagatcagtATAACAAGGACATTGCACAGATGTAG